aaaatggtgcagtacggcgacgacacctacgacgaggagagagctgtcgagaagctcttccgctgcgtccctgagaagtacaggcagatcgctcgctcgattgaatctctgctggacctctccacgatgtcgatcgaggaggcgttaggtcgcctcaaggtcgtcgatggtgatgagccacggcctctctcggggcccatcaccatcggcgggaagctccatctcactcgggagcagtgggaggcctctcagggtgacgggaggaagggggagtcatcttccccgacaggcggccataagccgcgcaaggcgcggggaggtgtccagctacggtgggcgcgaagacgtgccgagggtggcgcccgcagaggcgcccagggcgttgccaccggcaaccacaagccggcacgagacgacacctgccgcaactgtggcaagcttggccattgggccaaagactgtcgacagccacgacgcggccaggcccacgtcgcacaggtggaggaggaagagccggctctgctcctagctcacgcaagcatcgagctacctccagcggcaccggccgcagcggctttcctccaccttgatgagccgaaggtactcgtctccctctgtgacggctccagcaacgacaaggctgatgggtggtacctcgacaccggcgccacccatcacatgaccggccgacgggagttcttcaccgagttcgactccagcgtccgaggcaccgtcaagttcggggacgcctccggcgtggagatcaagggtgttggctccgtcaccttcaccgccaagtccggtgagcacaggctgctcaccggagtctactacatccccgcgttgaggaattctatcatcagcgtgggacagctggatgagaacggctcacgcgtgttggtcgaggacggactcatgaggatttgggatcgccgtcgtcgccttcttgccaaggtaaccagaggcactaatcgactttacatcctcagcgcgcaggtcgcacatccagtttgcctcgccgctcgtcgggacgacgaggcgtggcagtggcacgagcgcttcgggcacctccacttcgaggccctgaagcagctcagtgccaaggagatggtgcgaggcatgccgtgccttgaccacgtggagcagctctgcgacgtctgcgtggtgacaaagcagcggcggctcccctttccccagcagacgagcttccgagccaaggagcggctcgggctcgtgcacggggacttgtgtggcccagtgacaccggccacaccaggaggacgacgttatttcctgctgctcgtcgacgacctctcccgctacatgtgggtgatggtcctcggcagcaagggagaggctgcggacgccatcaggcatgcgcaggctgctgcagaggcggagtgcggccgcaagctgcgcgtgctgcgcaccgacaacggcggcgaattCACGGCAGCTGAATTCGCGTCGTACTGCGCTGATGAGGGCATTCAGCGCCACTACACCGCGCCGTACAGCCCACAGCagaacggcgtcgtcgagcggcgcaaccagacggttgtggggatggctcgggccctcctcaagcagagggggatgccggccatcttctggggggaggcggtggtgacggccgcctacatcctcaaccgctcgcctaccaaggccctcgatggcaggacaccgtacgaggcttggcatgggcgcaagccggcggtctcccacctgcgggtcttcggctgcctcgcgttcgccaaggagcttggccacatcggcaagctcgacgacaggagcaccccaggggtgttCATCGGCTACGCGGAGGGCTCGAAGGCCTACCGCATCCTCGACCCGGAGACACAGCGTGTGCGCATTACGCGCGATGTTGTGTTCGacgaagggcgagggtgggTATGGGACAAGGCGGTGGATGATGGTTCGACTCCGACGTACGACGACTTCACCATCGAGTACGTCCACTTCGAGGGAGCTGGGGGAGTAGGCAGCTCTTCTTCACCGAGCGTGTCTACCCCAGTCCCCGAGCCTCCACCGACTCCAACACCAACACACCCTCGGGCCACgacttcgactacgacgagctctTCGTCGACACCACCCCAGCCGGTGTCCCCACACGCTCCAGCACCAACAGCCACTCCTCCGGGCACGTCTACTCCGACGCCAGCTCGTGTTGAGCGCAGCCCGGTGGAGTTCGTTACTCCGCTCTCCCACGACGGGGAGCGCATCGACGCGTACCATGACGGCGAGCAGCTACGGTACCGTACGATGGAGGATCTTCTCGGCGACCAGCCGGTGCCGGGACTGGTGCCTCGCAACCTGGAGGCGCAGTTGCACCTTGCgtgcgacgacggtgagcctcggtcttttgcagaggccgagaaacacgcggcatggcgtgccgcgatgcagtcggagatggacgcggttcaggagaaccgcacctgggagcttgctgacctccctcgtggtcaccgcgcgatcacccttaagtgggtgttcaagctgaagagggatgaagccggagccatcgtcaagcacaaggctcgcttggtggcacgcggtttcgtgcagcaggaggggatcgactacgacgatgccttcgctcccgtggcacggatggagtccgtgcgactccttcttgcgctggctgctcaggaaggctggggcgtccatcacatggacgtcaagtcggcgtttctaaacggcgacttgaaggaggaggtctacgtgcaccagccgccgggatttgtgatccccggcaaggagggcaaggtgctacgcctgcacaaggccctctacggcttgcggcaggcaccgagggcgtggaatgccaagttggattccacgctcaaggggatgggcttcgagcaaagcccgcacgaggcggccatctaccggcggggcaatggaggaaatgccttgctggtgggtgtctacgtcgacgacttagtgatcaccggcaccaaggatgcagaggtcgcggcgttcaaggaggagatgaaggccaccttccagatgagtgatctggggcctctctccttctacctggggatcgaagtgcaccaggacaactccgggatcacgcttcgacagaccgcctacgccaagcgcgtcgttgagctggctgggctcaccgattgcaacccagctctcactccgatggaggagagactgaagctgagccgcgacagcacagcggaggaggtggatgctacacagtaccgacgtcttgtggggagccttcgctacctcacccacacacggccggacttggccttctccgtcggctacgtcagtcggttcatgcagcgaccgacgacggagcaccagcaggctgtgaagaggatcatccgctacgttgcggggactctcgaccacggtctctactacccgaggtgtcctggcaaggcacacttcgtcgggtacagcgacagcgaccacgccggcgacatcgacacCAGCAAGAGCACGAGCGGGATTCTCTTTTTCCTCGGCGAGTGCCTCGTTAGCTGGCAGTCAatcaagcagcaggtggtggccctgtccagctgcgaggccgagtacatggcagcatccgccgcttcgacccaggcgctctggcttgctcgactgcttagtgatctcctcggcagagatactggagcggtggagctcagggtggatAGCAAGTCCGCTCTGGCCCTGGCAAAAAACCCCGTTTTTCACGAACGGAGCAAGCACATCCGAGTGAGGTACCATTTCATCCGAAGctacttggaggaagggagcatcaaggcgagctacatcaacaccaaggACCAGCTTGCGGATTTGCTCACCAAACCCCTTGGGAGGATCAAGTTCCTTGAGCTTTGCTCCCGGATCGGGATGGCTCAACTCTCCCACAAGACGGCGcacaagacttagggggagaatgtaggaataagtcttggctggttggtcttggtcttgtggtgcctttttcctgcttttcagctttctaggacagcatctctactttcagtttggatgctctaggacagttaggacagcagtttgttgagatgctctaggacagtttgttgggatgctctgctctaggacagtttgttgggatgctgACAGCACCCTCTTAGACTAGCATGGCTGCATGGCTGCTACAagcagctataaatatgtatccaatcctctttgggaggacatggcttttgtgtttagtgaatgaagaaaaccagaaaattgccccatctcgagtgccatcctcttctcaatgagagtaaccattgaaattctaacatctggtatcagagccacacttTCCTGTAGGCTAAACATCTCTTGTTCCACCCCTTTCCAATGTCTTCCTGCTATTCTTGAGGTGCGGAAACTTAATCTCCATTGTTGTTTGAATTTGGTTTGGGACGGTCTAAGTTTTTCTGCTAAATCTTTCACTTAGTTGGATCATTAACAGGGTCCAGGAGGTGTTTGGTGTGATGTTGATGTTGTTGAATTTTCGTACTACGGTGCACCGGCTCAAACACCTAAAGAGCAAATGTTCAGTGAGCTTGTTGATAAGTTATGTGGCAGTGACGAATGTATTGGTTCAGGCTCTCAGGTACTCGTGTTCTTTccctctctgtgtgtgtgtgtatgtgtgtgtgtttgcaAAAATACCATGTGCATTAAGCACAGCATGCCATCATCTGCACAATAATTGTACAGGACAATACCATGTACTAGCAATTGTACCCTTCATGTTGTAAGGGGACCGTTCAAATTTGTCAAGATTCATCGCAAGATTTGCTAGTACAAAGTGGATAAATTTTCATGGCACTCTGAAGATTATGCCAAAAACTGACCGTTGGTTTGTTGGTTAGTCCTAACATCTAAGTTTGACCAGTTGAGCGGTGGCCACAGCTAGTTTGAATGCTACCAATGTTCATTACATCAAAGCAGATGATCTGATCGGAGATTGGAAGGAGTTTCTCCTTCTAAATCATATCATATCATTTGAGATACTGCATACTATATGTTGGTTCTTGTGCAGATTAAAGCTTCTGGATTTTACACAATCCTCCTACCGTTTACCAGTCAAACCTTTAACATGTTGCTGTGCTCTTTTTGTGAAATTTCAACTTAGTAATAATATTTTGTGACATGCACTCAaactacatactccctccatcccaaaaaaatcCAACCTAGGATAGgacaacaaatctggacaaACACTTTGTCCAGATTTGCTGTGACCTATCCTAGGTTGttcttttttgggacggatggagtacttctGAAGCGTTCGTCCTTATAGTTCTGTTTCATTGTTTCAGGTTGCAAGCCATGAAACTTTTGGTACTTTGGGTGCAATTGTGAAACGGCGCACTGGCAACAAGCAGGTTGGTTTCCTCACTAACCATCATGTCGCGGTTGACTTGGACTACCCTAATCAGAAGATGTTTCATCCATTACCACCCAATCTTGGGCCTGGCGTTTATCTTGGAGCTGTTGAAAGAGCAACTTCTTTCATCACAGATGACGTTTGGTATGGAATCTATGCTGGAACAAACCCAGGTAGAGCAGTTACAAATTAGCTGGTCAGGGCTTTATCTACAATTGTTTGTCTATTTAAAAACAATGTCTTAAGtaacattaaaagacacttcAACTCActgtataaatataaaaaataagtttCCTGCTTCCTAGTTCCCATCATTCATATTAATGCCGGATTGCATTTTTTACTAGTTAGAAACAAATCAACATTTAGTTTTGAttgtaaaaaaaacatactatgTTTGTGCTTTTCTGGTCATTTAACACATTTACCATTTTATTGATTATTCCAAATGATGTATATACCAGTCTAATTCCCAAACATATATGCCGCCCCATTATGGATTTGCAGAGACATTTGTACGAGCTGACGGTGCATTTATCCCATTTGCTGATGACTTTGACATTTCCACCGTCACGACTGTAGTTAGGGGAGTCGGTGACATTGGGGATGTCAAGGTTATAGATCTGCAGTGTCCGCTCAATAGCCTCATAGGGAGGCAAGTATGCAAAGTTGGCAGAAGCTCTGGTCACACAACTGGGACTGTGATGGCCTATGCCCTTGAGTACAATGACGAGAAAGGAATATGCTTCTTCACAGACATCCTTGTTGTTGGTGAGAACCGCCAAACATTTGATTTGGAAGGTGATAGCGGAAGCCTTATTATCCTGACTAGCCAAGATGGTGAGAAGCCGCGTCCAATTGGAATTATATGGGGTGGCACAGCAAATCGTGGGAGGTTGAAGCTTACAAGTGATCATGGCCCTGAAAACTGGACTAGTGGGGTTGATCTTGGCCGTCTACTCGACCGTCTGGAACTTGATATTATCATTACCAATGAATCACTCCAAGGTTGATTCTTTTCCCTCTATTCATTTGCATTCATCTTCAGATATTCCAGAAATACGTTGGACTATCCAATTTACTTGATGTTTTCATACTACTTTGTATTGAATCTGTACACTTTTGCTCCATTACAAAGCTGACAGAATTTGCCTACTATAAAGATGCCGTGCAGCAGCAAAGATTTGCTTTGGTGGCCGCCGTTACCTCAGCTGTTGGGGAGTCTTCCGGGGTGCCTGTCGCCATCCCGGAAGAGAAGATCGAAGAGATCTTCGAGCCATTGGGGATCCAAATCCAGCAACTGCCTCGCCATGACGTGGCGGCCTCTGGAACTGAAGGGGAGGAGGCATCCAACACGGTGGTCAATGTGGAAGAGCACCAGTTCATCTCAAACTTCGTCGGTATGTCGCCCGTGCGCGACGACCAAGACGCTCCGAGGAGCATCACCAACCTGAACAACCCCTCCGAGGAAGAACTCGCCATGTCGCTCCATCTGGGTGACCGAGAGCCCAAGCGGCTCCGTTCGGACTCCGGATCAAGCCTTGACCTGGAGAAATGAAGTGCAAAAAGTGCtggttctgaatttctgattctGGTTCTTCagagtttattgtcattgtgGACAGCCAAAAGTAGTAGTAGATCAAAAGACCTCATATGCAGTTCAGAAAAATTGAACCTGCAGTAAGCTTCGGTGAGCTTGAATGGCTTTGGCAAGCATATCATGTAACATGATGTATTATTATTACTACAATTGATTCAGCCCCTTGTAGGATGTTAGGTGCTAGTCCTGCAGTTTTGCTGTGCTCATGATCGTGAGACCTGATATACACCATTGCCGGATCCCTTCCTCTttgtagaagaagaagaacaatgtGCAGGGAATTATGATAATGATGATCTTTGATCTATTTCCCCCTATTATTATTTACCAATTATCAGGTTTCAATTATCAATCAGTCTGAAatcttgcatttgcatttgcattttGTCAACCAGTCTTTATCTTATTAACTCGGGATGATCTGTTGCactgtcactgacatgtggggcccctACCCCGCGCCGCGTCGCGACATACCTAACCGTATTAAACTAGATCACCTCCGAGTCTTTTGTTACAAAAGGACCAGCTACCCTCAGTCAATGACTAGGTGGGACCGGAAAGTGTGGGCCACTCCTGTCAGTGACACAGAGGAAGAGGCGTAAGTACGGAGCCGCGTAGCCGTCGCTCGCTTCATCCGGTTTGGCGTACGGATACGGGATTGCGAATCCCCCACGCATCCGGAAATCGGAATCCCACCCGGTTCGGGAAAAGGATAAAACCACCCCGGTTCGGGAAGATTCGTCCATGGCTGCCCTGTCGTCCACGCGAccgaagaagcaaggcaagccCTAGCCGCCACTCCCGATTTGCTTCCCAGCCCTTGCGGCTCCTGCGATTCGATTTGGCGGGAAATTGCTCGCGCTCTCGCTCGCGCCATCGGTTCTTGAATCGGAGGGATTGGGAGCGGGGGGGAAGGTTTCTTGCTTTGCAGCCGAATCTTGACTGGTCCAGTTTCGTGACTTACCTAGTGCCCATTCTTCCCGTTTGAGATTTAGAAGCAAGCTTTGGATGAAAAGCATCATCTTTAGCTTCTTTGATTTGTTGGGTGAAGGGGGCTCTCAATTCTTTCGAGCCATTGCTGCTCATTCGAGAGCTATCCTTTCACCGGTTGGATTGGAGGAGCTAGTCCATAAATTTGTATAGGAATCTGAGGAAAGGGCGCTCTTTACGGTGCCCATGGCTGTGCTGGAGGATTTGATCAGGGCGATTGAGCTCTGGCTGCGGATTGCTAAGGAGCAGGTACCCTTGGTGGATCCAACCCTTGACCCGGTTCTGCTTGTCCCCGGCATAGGCGGCTCGATTCTTGAAGCCGTTGATGAGGCCGGGAAGAAGGAGAGGGTGTGGGTGCGCATCCTCGCTGCGGATCATGAGTTTCGAGCACATCTCTGGTCCAAGTTTGATGCTTCCACTGGtatgaaaaaaaggagaaaaagaactGATAAATGCGATGCCTGTTCTGACTTATGAATAGTGTACACTTAGCTGTTTTACATTTATTTGTTAGAAATATCAAGTAGAGTAGAGAATGGAAATTGGAATGCTTCATATATTAGAATGGGTGGTATACTTTGATAAATTGCAGGGTCTTTCAGTAAGACGCAGAAGCTgaaaatatatgataattagAGGACAAACATCTAGAGATTTATATCTTGTTTGCGTAGACAATTAGGGAACTCCATATGGTTTTGTTGCCTTTAATTTAGTTCTTAAACAACTGCTAGATGGTCTTCACGGATGGCCTGCTGATTTTCCACCTTCATTCCTTTGTACTGATTCAGTATAGTATTCTCTTTCTGTGTCATTTGATTCCAAATTATTCTCATGGAGCAGGGAAAACTGTCTCTGTCGATGAGAAAACAAATATTGTTGTCCCTGAGGATAGATATGGACTATACGCTATTGACACTCTGGACCCCGACATGGTAAAACATTATTTCATATATTTGGTTAAAGCTCTACCTTTTACTGTTATTAATTTCCAAAGGTTCCTTTAACCATCGATTATATTCAATTCTGTTTAACTTCTGTCTATTACCTTCCACTCCGCGACTGCCATATCAGTATTGTTTCTATTTAGTGATTCCTTGCCGGAAACATTCACAGACCATCCTATTCTTGTTAAAATAGCCACTAGTGATGATTTTGTGTATTGTCTTTCTGATGGCTGAACAATAACTTGCAAGTGCTTACACTCTTTAAAGCCAATTTATTGTGAACCTGTACCTTCACAGCTCAACAAACGCAAATCATATACTGCAGTTGCATACCTGATCTGCACCACTTATATTACAATTTGAATTAGCAGATCATTGGCGATGATAGTGTTTGCTACTATCACGACATGATAGTGCAAATGATCAAATGGGGATACCAAGAGGGGAAAACATTATTTGGATTTG
This window of the Oryza sativa Japonica Group chromosome 4, ASM3414082v1 genome carries:
- the NAL1 gene encoding protein NARROW LEAF 1 isoform X1 — protein: MSDARSRRSVASSTRRQQDAELAAAEERRRATAQTAAAAARAARLAAAELAAARAEAEAEAAEDAARAAEVEVETLRSSINGSIAGDITADRELEELARGRARERAERWAAAHLHGGGGGPRDRAPADGNPDGRGRAGGSPEPARGPRRRHGSLSPDRRHGHHGVQTVVRDFGPGGGWPTLTKTNYIEWAAVMRVRLQVRHMWEAVRYGDVDYDEDRRALDALIAAVPPEMQFSLSQKRTAKEAWDAIAAARIGSDRARKSTLQALRKEWENLAFKPGEDVDDFALRLNTLLQKMVQYGDDTYDEERAVEKLFRCVPEKYRQIARSIESLLDLSTMSIEEALGRLKVVDGDEPRPLSGPITIGGKLHLTREQWEASQGDGRKGESSSPTGGHKPRKARGGVQLRWARRRAEGGARRGAQGVATGNHKPARDDTCRNCGKLGHWAKDCRQPRRGQAHVAQVEEEEPALLLAHASIELPPAAPAAAAFLHLDEPKVLVSLCDGSSNDKADGWYLDTGATHHMTGRREFFTEFDSSVRGTVKFGDASGVEIKGVGSVTFTAKSGEHRLLTGVYYIPALRNSIISVGQLDENGSRVLVEDGLMRIWDRRRRLLAKVTRGTNRLYILSAQVAHPVCLAARRDDEAWQWHERFGHLHFEALKQLSAKEMVRGMPCLDHVEQLCDVCVVTKQRRLPFPQQTSFRAKERLGLVHGDLCGPVTPATPGGRRYFLLLVDDLSRYMWVMVLGSKGEAADAIRHAQAAAEAECGRKLRVLRTDNGGEFTAAEFASYCADEGIQRHYTAPYSPQQNGVVERRNQTVVGMARALLKQRGMPAIFWGEAVVTAAYILNRSPTKALDGRTPYEAWHGRKPAVSHLRVFGCLAFAKELGHIGKLDDRSTPGVFIGYAEGSKAYRILDPETQRVRITRDVVFDEGRGWVWDKAVDDGSTPTYDDFTIEYVHFEGAGGVGSSSSPSVSTPVPEPPPTPTPTHPRATTSTTTSSSSTPPQPVSPHAPAPTATPPGTSTPTPARVERSPVEFVTPLSHDGERIDAYHDGEQLRYRTMEDLLGDQPVPGLVPRNLEAQLHLACDDGEPRSFAEAEKHAAWRAAMQSEMDAVQENRTWELADLPRGHRAITLKWVFKLKRDEAGAIVKHKARLVARGFVQQEGIDYDDAFAPVARMESVRLLLALAAQEGWGVHHMDVKSAFLNGDLKEEVYVHQPPGFVIPGKEGKVLRLHKALYGLRQAPRAWNAKLDSTLKGMGFEQSPHEAAIYRRGNGGNALLVGVYVDDLVITGTKDAEVAAFKEEMKATFQMSDLGPLSFYLGIEVHQDNSGITLRQTAYAKRVVELAGLTDCNPALTPMEERLKLSRDSTAEEVDATQYRRLVGSLRYLTHTRPDLAFSVGYVSRFMQRPTTEHQQAVKRIIRYVAGTLDHGLYYPRCPGKAHFVGYSDSDHAGDIDTSKSTSGILFFLGECLVSWQSIKQQVVALSSCEAEYMAASAASTQALWLARLLSDLLGRDTGAVELRVDSKSALALAKNPVFHERSKHIRVRYHFIRSYLEEGSIKASYINTKDQLADLLTKPLGRIKFLELCSRIGMAQLSHKTAHKT
- the NAL1 gene encoding protein NARROW LEAF 1 isoform X2, which gives rise to MKPSDDKAQLSGLAQSEESSLDVDHQSFPCSPSIQPVASGCTHTENSAAYFLWPTSNLQHCAAEGRANYFGNLQKGLLPRHPGRLPKGQQANSLLDLMTIRAFHSKILRRFSLGTAVGFRIRKGDLTDIPAILVFVARKVHKKWLNPAQCLPAILEGPGGVWCDVDVVEFSYYGAPAQTPKEQMFSELVDKLCGSDECIGSGSQVASHETFGTLGAIVKRRTGNKQVGFLTNHHVAVDLDYPNQKMFHPLPPNLGPGVYLGAVERATSFITDDVWYGIYAGTNPETFVRADGAFIPFADDFDISTVTTVVRGVGDIGDVKVIDLQCPLNSLIGRQVCKVGRSSGHTTGTVMAYALEYNDEKGICFFTDILVVGENRQTFDLEGDSGSLIILTSQDGEKPRPIGIIWGGTANRGRLKLTSDHGPENWTSGVDLGRLLDRLELDIIITNESLQDAVQQQRFALVAAVTSAVGESSGVPVAIPEEKIEEIFEPLGIQIQQLPRHDVAASGTEGEEASNTVVNVEEHQFISNFVGMSPVRDDQDAPRSITNLNNPSEEELAMSLHLGDREPKRLRSDSGSSLDLEK
- the NAL1 gene encoding protein NARROW LEAF 1 isoform X3; this encodes MKPSDDKAQLSGLAQSEESSLDVDHQSFPCSPSIQPVASGCTHTENSAAYFLWPTSNLQHCAAEGRANYFGNLQKGLLPRHPGRLPKGQQANSLLDLMTIRAFHSKILRRFSLGTAVGFRIRKGDLTDIPAILVFVARKVHKKWLNPAQCLPAILEVASHETFGTLGAIVKRRTGNKQVGFLTNHHVAVDLDYPNQKMFHPLPPNLGPGVYLGAVERATSFITDDVWYGIYAGTNPETFVRADGAFIPFADDFDISTVTTVVRGVGDIGDVKVIDLQCPLNSLIGRQVCKVGRSSGHTTGTVMAYALEYNDEKGICFFTDILVVGENRQTFDLEGDSGSLIILTSQDGEKPRPIGIIWGGTANRGRLKLTSDHGPENWTSGVDLGRLLDRLELDIIITNESLQDAVQQQRFALVAAVTSAVGESSGVPVAIPEEKIEEIFEPLGIQIQQLPRHDVAASGTEGEEASNTVVNVEEHQFISNFVGMSPVRDDQDAPRSITNLNNPSEEELAMSLHLGDREPKRLRSDSGSSLDLEK